Proteins from one Kineosporiaceae bacterium genomic window:
- a CDS encoding type II toxin-antitoxin system VapB family antitoxin, which produces MIFKAVGDHRPYPEHGYTTARQWAGVAPTQVRLEDLVTTRTTLDLTQLLSEDSTFYGDLFAHVVSWRGTLYLEDGLHRAVRAALGQRPLLHARVLELDD; this is translated from the coding sequence GTGATATTCAAAGCCGTCGGTGATCACCGGCCCTATCCGGAGCACGGGTACACGACCGCTCGGCAGTGGGCCGGGGTGGCCCCGACCCAGGTGCGGCTCGAGGACCTGGTCACCACGCGCACCACGCTCGACCTCACCCAGCTCCTCAGCGAGGACTCCACCTTCTACGGCGACCTGTTCGCGCACGTGGTGTCCTGGCGCGGCACCCTGTACCTCGAGGACGGGCTGCACCGCGCCGTCCGGGCAGCGCTGGGGCAGCGTCCCCTGCTGCACGCCCGGGTGCTCGAGCTCGACGACTGA
- a CDS encoding DUF853 family protein, which produces MTAAGQDDVVQKITQGYAFTGPALELGALLVDGEPVVDAQIRVPLGMLNRHGLVAGATGTGKTKTLQVMAEQLSAQGVPVFMADIKGDLSGISQPGQASEKLTARTASIGQAWQATGFPVEFLALGGQGVGAPVRASITSFGPTLLAKVLDLNETQTSSLALVFHFADKAGLALLDLKDLRAVIQYLISDEGQADLQGLGGLSKATAGVILRELIAFSDAGAEVFFGEPEFNTSELLRLAPDGRGLITCLELPAVQDKPALFSTFLLWLLADLFHDLPEAGDLDKPKLVFFFDEAHLLFKDASKAFTDQITQTVRLIRSKGVGVFFVTQTPKDVDAEVLAQLGNRVQHALRAYTPDDAKALKATASTFPNSSYDLQELLTQLGIGEAVITVLSERGAPTPVAWTRLRAPQSLMAPAPAEALAAAVAASPLNAEYAQSIDRESAYERLAAKLAPPPSIEKTLREEPAPRAAEPERRAERAPSRERAEQQGPGIVTEVVKSSAFKSFLRSAGTVLGREITRSIFGTARRR; this is translated from the coding sequence ATGACCGCAGCCGGCCAGGACGACGTCGTCCAGAAGATCACCCAGGGGTACGCCTTCACCGGCCCCGCCCTCGAGTTGGGCGCCCTGCTGGTGGACGGCGAGCCCGTGGTGGACGCGCAGATCCGCGTTCCGCTGGGCATGTTGAACCGCCATGGCCTGGTCGCAGGCGCCACCGGCACCGGCAAGACCAAGACGCTGCAGGTGATGGCCGAGCAGCTGTCGGCACAGGGTGTGCCGGTCTTCATGGCCGACATCAAGGGTGACCTCTCCGGCATCAGCCAGCCCGGTCAGGCCAGCGAGAAGCTCACCGCGCGGACGGCGAGCATCGGGCAGGCCTGGCAGGCCACCGGGTTCCCGGTGGAGTTCCTCGCCCTGGGCGGGCAGGGGGTCGGCGCCCCGGTGCGGGCGAGCATCACCTCCTTCGGCCCCACGTTGCTGGCCAAGGTGCTCGACCTCAACGAGACCCAGACCTCCTCGCTGGCGCTGGTGTTCCACTTCGCCGACAAGGCCGGGCTGGCGCTGCTGGACCTGAAGGACCTGCGGGCCGTCATCCAGTACCTGATCTCGGACGAGGGCCAGGCTGATCTGCAGGGTCTCGGTGGGCTGAGCAAGGCGACCGCCGGTGTGATCCTGCGTGAGCTCATCGCGTTCTCGGATGCCGGCGCCGAGGTGTTCTTCGGTGAGCCCGAGTTCAACACCAGCGAGCTGTTGCGGCTGGCCCCGGACGGACGGGGCCTCATCACCTGCCTGGAACTGCCTGCGGTGCAGGACAAGCCGGCGTTGTTCTCGACCTTCCTGCTGTGGCTGTTGGCCGACCTGTTCCACGACCTGCCCGAGGCCGGGGACCTCGACAAACCCAAGCTGGTGTTCTTCTTCGACGAGGCGCACCTGTTGTTCAAGGACGCCAGTAAGGCGTTCACCGATCAGATCACCCAGACGGTGCGCCTGATCCGCTCGAAGGGCGTCGGGGTCTTCTTCGTCACCCAGACCCCCAAGGACGTCGACGCCGAGGTGCTGGCCCAGTTGGGCAACCGGGTCCAGCACGCGCTGCGCGCCTACACCCCGGACGACGCCAAGGCGTTGAAGGCGACCGCCTCGACGTTCCCGAACTCGAGCTACGACCTGCAGGAACTGCTCACCCAGTTGGGCATCGGTGAGGCCGTGATCACCGTGCTGTCGGAGCGTGGAGCGCCGACTCCCGTGGCCTGGACCCGCCTCCGGGCGCCCCAGTCGTTGATGGCGCCCGCCCCCGCGGAGGCCCTCGCGGCCGCCGTGGCTGCCTCGCCCTTGAACGCCGAGTACGCCCAGTCGATCGATCGGGAGTCGGCCTACGAACGGTTGGCCGCCAAACTCGCGCCGCCGCCGTCGATCGAGAAGACGCTCCGCGAGGAGCCCGCCCCCCGGGCGGCCGAGCCCGAGCGGCGGGCCGAGCGCGCGCCGTCCCGGGAACGTGCCGAGCAGCAGGGGCCGGGCATCGTGACCGAGGTGGTCAAGTCGTCGGCGTTCAAGAGCTTCCTGCGTTCGGCGGGCACCGTGCTCGGCCGCGAGATCACCCGCAGCATCTTCGGGACCGCACGCCGCCGATGA
- a CDS encoding glycoside hydrolase family 3 protein, producing the protein MTRSGVGLALAAVVLAGCTTGGGTGAAGGVAAGTTTSAGTGSRPTTSGTALPWGPTVAELAAARAEVATWDDARLAGQVIVGRFHGSAPAAAAAQVRRLHLAGLCLTGANIVDAQQVRAMTSAVHAAVRADGRDLPAVIGVDQEGGTVAHLGTLAASYPAFMTAGAVVAGARRRGQAAAGEAVVAEATRALGLELRAAGFTWDFAPVADVTMGAADPTIGTRSPSGDPDVASAATVAAVRGFTAAGLVSTAKHFPGHGSVTSDSHRALPVQRASLAELADRDLMPFTAAVRAGAPAVMVAHVAVPAAEPDAAVRPASLSAGVYGLLRGQVGFDGVAITDSLGMGAVRAGGDPGVRALAAGADLLLMPADTAATHAAVMAALVAGTLPRPRVVQAATRVVALQRWQARRAAQVTVPDDARRRAETASAALSAAGVTQVTGRCPLTAVTAVRIVGGSAPDRQRFTAAARSAGLRLGSGPTVSLVGSTPARADIVVALDRPTVLASSHATIAGFAIYGHTEGAFAALAQVLSGRLRPSGALPVEVAGVAEADSCAGT; encoded by the coding sequence ATGACCCGGTCCGGCGTGGGTTTGGCGCTCGCGGCGGTGGTGCTCGCGGGGTGCACCACGGGCGGCGGGACCGGTGCCGCCGGGGGCGTCGCCGCCGGCACGACCACGAGCGCCGGTACCGGCTCGCGACCCACGACGTCCGGGACGGCGCTGCCCTGGGGTCCGACCGTCGCCGAGTTGGCCGCGGCCCGGGCCGAGGTGGCGACCTGGGACGACGCTCGCCTGGCCGGGCAGGTGATCGTGGGCCGGTTCCACGGCAGCGCGCCGGCCGCTGCGGCAGCCCAGGTTCGACGGCTGCACCTGGCCGGGCTCTGCCTGACCGGGGCGAACATCGTCGACGCGCAGCAGGTTCGGGCGATGACGTCGGCCGTGCACGCAGCCGTCCGGGCCGACGGGCGTGACCTGCCCGCGGTCATCGGGGTCGACCAGGAGGGCGGCACGGTGGCGCACCTGGGCACTCTGGCGGCGTCCTACCCCGCCTTCATGACCGCTGGTGCAGTGGTGGCCGGCGCCCGCCGGCGTGGGCAGGCGGCAGCGGGCGAGGCCGTGGTGGCCGAGGCCACCCGGGCGTTGGGACTCGAGTTGCGTGCGGCGGGATTCACCTGGGACTTCGCACCGGTGGCCGACGTGACCATGGGTGCCGCGGACCCGACGATCGGTACCCGATCGCCGAGTGGTGATCCGGATGTGGCGTCCGCCGCCACGGTGGCGGCAGTGCGCGGGTTCACCGCCGCGGGGTTGGTCTCGACCGCCAAACACTTCCCGGGGCACGGTTCGGTGACCAGCGACAGCCATCGTGCGCTGCCGGTGCAGCGAGCGAGTCTGGCCGAACTCGCCGATCGTGACCTGATGCCGTTCACCGCGGCCGTGCGAGCAGGTGCCCCGGCCGTGATGGTGGCCCATGTCGCGGTGCCTGCGGCGGAACCCGACGCGGCGGTGCGCCCGGCCAGCCTGTCCGCCGGCGTGTACGGACTGTTGCGAGGCCAGGTGGGCTTCGACGGCGTGGCCATCACCGATTCGCTCGGGATGGGCGCGGTGCGAGCCGGGGGCGACCCGGGGGTTCGGGCACTGGCCGCCGGGGCCGATCTGTTGCTCATGCCGGCCGATACCGCCGCCACTCACGCTGCGGTGATGGCAGCCCTCGTGGCGGGCACCTTGCCGCGGCCGAGGGTCGTCCAGGCAGCCACGAGAGTCGTTGCGCTGCAACGCTGGCAGGCCCGCCGCGCCGCCCAGGTGACGGTGCCGGACGACGCGCGGCGGCGCGCCGAGACCGCCTCGGCCGCGCTGTCGGCGGCCGGGGTGACGCAGGTGACGGGTCGTTGCCCCCTGACCGCGGTGACCGCCGTCCGGATCGTCGGTGGCAGTGCCCCGGACCGGCAGCGCTTCACCGCCGCGGCCCGCTCGGCGGGGTTGCGCCTGGGCTCGGGTCCGACCGTGTCGCTGGTGGGGTCGACTCCGGCGCGAGCCGACATCGTGGTCGCCCTCGACCGGCCCACGGTGCTGGCCTCCTCACACGCCACGATCGCCGGTTTCGCGATCTACGGGCACACCGAGGGTGCCTTTGCCGCGCTGGCCCAGGTGCTCTCGGGGCGGCTGCGCCCGAGCGGAGCCCTCCCGGTCGAGGTGGCGGGGGTTGCCGAAGCGGATTCCTGCGCGGGCACCTGA
- a CDS encoding class I SAM-dependent methyltransferase — MSRWQELDRGAADEAGAAYRQRFESLARSGVDVHGEASRCTTLVAAPARVLDAGCGTGRVAIELARRGYQVVGVDLDAGMLAQARTQAPELTWIHADLAGFDPGEHGVAADFDLVVAAGNVIPLVAAGSEPDVLANLARVVRPRGLVVAGFGLTPTHLPLDHAPFGLAQYDAWCAAAGLELIERTSTWDGGPFVAGGDYAVSVHRRRG; from the coding sequence ATGAGTCGCTGGCAGGAACTGGATCGTGGTGCTGCGGACGAGGCCGGTGCGGCGTATCGGCAGCGGTTCGAGTCCCTGGCCCGCAGCGGGGTCGACGTGCACGGCGAGGCATCGCGGTGCACCACCCTGGTGGCTGCGCCCGCGCGGGTGCTGGACGCCGGGTGTGGCACCGGACGGGTGGCGATCGAACTCGCCCGTCGTGGGTACCAGGTGGTCGGGGTCGACCTGGACGCCGGCATGCTGGCCCAGGCGCGCACCCAGGCCCCGGAGCTGACCTGGATTCATGCCGATCTGGCCGGCTTCGACCCGGGTGAGCACGGCGTAGCCGCAGACTTCGATCTGGTGGTCGCGGCCGGAAACGTGATCCCGTTGGTGGCTGCCGGCAGCGAACCCGACGTGCTGGCGAACCTGGCTCGCGTCGTCCGGCCGAGGGGCCTGGTGGTCGCCGGGTTCGGTCTGACGCCCACGCACCTACCCTTGGATCACGCGCCATTCGGGCTGGCCCAGTACGACGCCTGGTGTGCGGCAGCGGGTCTGGAGCTGATCGAACGGACGTCGACCTGGGACGGTGGACCGTTCGTGGCGGGCGGCGACTACGCGGTCAGCGTGCACCGACGGCGCGGCTGA
- a CDS encoding GGDEF domain-containing protein has product MTTNATPSVGPTALGSLTTTGSIPSPRTPPETHVALGRLLDDGAITHPKLSEVLHLLDLATFGDRSGLAELTDRAERTATTHGWIDLIWYSQLIRAELSRRQGDLTAAASLARPVSNWAIQAGQPLVRARSHQVLSVIHRVIGDEGGCLTQAILCLQHLPPEAPSWMRAVHVTTLGTALLITRSVPEGQAYMRQALDLAEAAGRPDLHMMVLNNLAFGLYLAGEQAEALAATEDMLTLHRRCGGTLFAHYRDTLARVRMLSGDLVGAEEALIDVVTDPYGICVNEADGLAACLVTLAEIQRLTERVPQAQATLDWCRALADARGLVTCSTSVTREQARLFASQGEYRQAYEELCRYLEAFERLVGSQRTVRAQVVHALYQVEQTAQELDQFRELAWRDPLTGLHNRRRVDEELPVLVARASQQDRPFSVALFDLDHFKQVNDRWSHQVGDAVLQRIAGLATAAVPEGATVARIGGEEFLVLLPDTDLDAAREVAERLHARVREHHWGDLVGRTPITISVGLASCDGSSRPAAVIARADGHLYAAKRSGRDRVVG; this is encoded by the coding sequence ATGACAACCAATGCCACGCCGTCGGTGGGCCCGACGGCGCTGGGATCGCTGACGACGACCGGATCGATCCCCTCACCCCGCACGCCTCCGGAAACCCATGTCGCCCTCGGGCGACTCCTCGATGACGGGGCCATCACACACCCCAAGCTCTCCGAGGTGCTGCACCTGCTCGACCTGGCGACCTTCGGGGACCGCAGCGGGCTGGCCGAGCTCACCGACCGGGCCGAGCGGACCGCGACGACACACGGCTGGATCGATCTGATCTGGTACTCCCAGCTCATCCGGGCCGAACTCAGCCGGCGCCAGGGTGACCTCACCGCCGCGGCCTCGCTGGCCAGACCGGTGAGCAACTGGGCGATCCAGGCGGGCCAACCGCTGGTCCGTGCCCGAAGTCACCAGGTGCTCTCGGTGATCCACCGTGTCATCGGCGATGAGGGCGGTTGCCTCACCCAGGCGATCCTGTGCCTGCAGCACCTGCCGCCGGAGGCACCGAGCTGGATGCGGGCCGTTCACGTGACGACCCTGGGGACCGCCCTGTTGATCACCAGGTCGGTGCCCGAGGGGCAGGCCTACATGCGGCAGGCGCTCGACCTGGCGGAGGCCGCCGGGCGACCCGACCTGCACATGATGGTGCTCAACAATCTCGCGTTCGGCCTCTACCTGGCCGGCGAGCAGGCCGAGGCGCTGGCCGCCACCGAGGACATGCTCACCCTGCACCGCCGCTGCGGCGGCACTCTGTTCGCGCACTATCGCGACACCCTGGCCCGGGTGCGGATGCTGTCGGGCGACCTCGTCGGAGCCGAGGAGGCCTTGATCGACGTGGTCACCGACCCCTATGGCATCTGCGTCAACGAGGCCGATGGCCTGGCTGCCTGCCTGGTCACCCTGGCCGAGATCCAGCGACTCACCGAGCGGGTACCTCAGGCTCAGGCCACCCTGGACTGGTGCCGGGCGCTGGCAGACGCCCGGGGGTTGGTGACCTGTTCGACCTCGGTCACCCGGGAGCAGGCACGCCTGTTCGCCAGCCAGGGCGAGTATCGCCAGGCCTACGAGGAGCTCTGTCGCTACCTGGAGGCCTTCGAACGCCTGGTGGGGTCCCAGCGAACCGTCCGGGCCCAGGTGGTCCACGCGCTCTATCAGGTCGAGCAGACCGCGCAGGAACTGGACCAGTTTCGTGAGCTGGCCTGGCGGGATCCGTTGACCGGGCTGCACAACCGGCGGCGGGTCGACGAGGAACTGCCGGTGTTGGTGGCCCGTGCCTCGCAACAGGATCGCCCGTTCTCGGTGGCCCTGTTCGACCTCGATCACTTCAAGCAGGTCAACGACCGATGGTCGCACCAGGTGGGTGACGCCGTCCTGCAGCGCATCGCCGGCCTGGCCACCGCGGCTGTCCCGGAGGGGGCCACGGTGGCCCGCATCGGTGGCGAGGAGTTCCTGGTGCTGCTGCCCGACACCGATCTCGATGCGGCGCGCGAGGTCGCCGAGCGGCTGCACGCCCGAGTTCGCGAACACCACTGGGGCGATCTGGTCGGCCGCACCCCGATCACGATCAGCGTCGGACTGGCCAGCTGCGACGGCAGCAGCCGGCCGGCGGCGGTGATTGCCCGGGCCGACGGACATCTCTACGCCGCCAAGCGATCCGGGCGGGATCGTGTCGTCGGCTGA